The following are from one region of the Salvia splendens isolate huo1 chromosome 2, SspV2, whole genome shotgun sequence genome:
- the LOC121784231 gene encoding uncharacterized protein LOC121784231, whose product MGLAMSLMGKGLPTAQMVNMVMGTLERQFIDKEIKTFEDFHIAMLNIFSTFNSALPGKHYDVPSPEEVQECYGEWKVAPNEAAKKEVLVKFMKEKVNLSRLDESSLITGIVTPPAAMAAKRAGESVPQLKLIKSIPDVIFVPSATVLALISVKLSRKMFRDNATA is encoded by the exons ATGGGATTGGCCATGAGTTTGATGGGGAAAGGTTTGCCTACAGCACAAATGGTAAATATGGTGATGGGAACACTTGAAAGACAATTCATAGATAAAGAGATCAAAACTTTTGAGGACTTTCACATTGCAATGCTTAATATCTTCAG CACTTTCAACTCTGCATTGCCTGGTAAACACTATGATGTTCCTTCTCCAGAGGAAGTccag GAATGTTATGGTGAATGGAAGGTCGCCCCAAACGAGGCAGCGAAGAAGGAAGTATTGGTGAAATTTATGAAGGAGAAGGTGAATCTAAGCAGGCTGGACGAGTCCAGCCTTATCACAGGAATAGTAACACCACCAGCAGCTATGGCAGCCAAGAGAGCAGGCGAGAGTGTACCTCAGCTAAAGCTCATCAAGTCCATCCCCGACGTCATTTTTGTGCCCTCAGCCACTGTGTTGGCCCTCATCTCCGTCAAGCTGTCCAGAAAGATGTTCCGTGACAACGCCACTGCATAA